From a single Solanum dulcamara chromosome 4, daSolDulc1.2, whole genome shotgun sequence genomic region:
- the LOC129885182 gene encoding extensin-2-like: MRSSWNLGQWPLLAFALAICFVASTVVADYSYGYTSPSPSYNSKKYYKSPSPSNYHVPSPYYKKPEKHAEHSPSHYYKSPVPSKHDYYKSPSPSKHYYKSPVAVKYYKSLAPSKHYYYKSPSPAKYYKSPSPAKYYKSPAPSKHYYYKSPSPAKYYKSPSPAKYYKSPAPSKHYYYKSPSPAKYYKSPSPTKYYKSPAPSKNYYYKSPSPSKYYKSPTPSKYYKSPPPPKYYKSPVYYKSPPPPPTYYEKSPSYYKSPPPPPYYKESTPSYKSPPPPYYKESTPSYKSPPPPPYYKESTPSYKSPPPYYKESTPSYISPPPPPYYKESTPSYKSPPPPSYYKESTPSYKSPPPPPYYKESTPSYKSPPPPPKYYEKSPAAYASPPPPPPYY; this comes from the coding sequence atgagaAGCTCTTGGAATTTGGGGCAATGGCCTCTACTTGCATTTGCTTTGGCAATTTGTTTTGTAGCTAGCACTGTTGTTGCTGATTACTCTTATGGCTATACTTCTCCCTCACCTTCTTACAACTCTAAGAAGTACTACAAATCACCATCGCCATCCAATTATCATGTACCCAGTCCATACTACAAGAAACCGGAGAAACATGCTGAACATTCTCCATCACACTATTACAAGTCACCGGTGCCTTCCAAGCATGACTACTACAAATCACCTTCTCCTTCAAAGCACTACTACAAATCGCCAGTAGCAGTGAAGTATTACAAATCACTGGCCCCATCAAAGCACTATTACTACAAATCACCATCCCCTGCAAAGTACTACAAATCTCCATCACCTGCAAAATACTACAAGTCGCCTGCTCCATCAAAGCACTATTACTACAAGTCACCATCCCCTGCAAAGTACTACAAGTCTCCATCGCCTGCAAAATACTACAAGTCGCCTGCTCCATCAAAGCACTATTACTACAAATCACCATCCCCTGCAAAGTACTACAAATCTCCATCGCCTACAAAATACTACAAGTCACCTGCTCCATCAAAGAACTATTACTACAAGTCACCATCCCCATCAAAATATTACAAATCACCCACTCCTTCTAAATACTATAAATCGCCGCCACCACCAAAATATTACAAGTCACCCGTTTACTACAAGTCtcctccaccaccaccaacttATTATGAGAAATCGCCTTCTTACTACAAGTCCCCTCCCCCTCCACCATACTACAAAGAATCTACGCCTTCTTATAAATCCCCTCCTCCACCATACTACAAAGAATCTACCCCTTCTTATAAATCACCTCCACCTCCCCCATACTACAAAGAATCTACCCCTTCTTATAAATCCCCTCCCCCATACTACAAAGAATCTACGCCTTCCTATATATCTCCTCCCCCTCCACCATACTACAAAGAATCTACCCCTTCCTATAAATCCCCTCCACCTCCATCATACTACAAAGAATCTACGCCTTCCTATAAATCCCCACCACCTCCACCATACTACAAAGAATCTACACCTTCGTATAAATCTCCTCCACCTCCACCAAAATACTACGAGAAATCACCTGCAGCCTATGCTTCACCTCCACCCCCACCACCATACTATTAA
- the LOC129885181 gene encoding extensin-2-like, which yields MRSFGYLLVATLAICFVASTVVADYSYGYTSPSPSYNSKKYYKSPSPSNYHVPSPYYKKSEKHAEHSPSHYYKSPVPSKHDYYKSPTPSKHYYKSPVAVKYYKSPAPSKKYYKSPGPSKKYYKAPAPSKKYYKSPAPSKNYYKSPAPSKHYYKSPSPTKYYKSPSPAKYYKSPAPSTHYYYKSPSPTKYYKSPTLKYYKSPPPPKYYKSPVYYKSPPPPPAYYEKSPSSYTSPPPPPYYKESTPSYKSPPPPPYYKESTPSYKSPPPYYKESTPSYKSPPPPPYYKESTPSYKSPPPPPYYKESTPSYKSPPPPPKYYEQSPTIYNSPPPPPPTYYKQTPTYASPPPPQKYEQSIIYASPPPPPASPPPTYY from the coding sequence ATGAGAAGCTTTGGTTATTTGCTTGTTGCTACTTTAGCAATTTGCTTTGTAGCCAGCACTGTTGTTGCTGATTACTCTTATGGCTATACTTCTCCCTCACCTTCTTACAACTCTAAGAAGTACTACAAATCACCATCGCCATCCAATTATCATGTACCCAGTCCATACTACAAGAAATCGGAGAAACATGCTGAACATTCTCCATCACACTATTACAAGTCACCGGTGCCTTCCAAGCACGACTATTACAAGTCCCCTACTCCTTCAAAGCATTACTACAAATCACCAGTAGCAGTGAAGTATTACAAATCACCAGCTCCTTCAAAGAAGTACTACAAGTCGCCAGGTCCTTCAAAGAAGTACTACAAGGCCCCTGCACCTTCAAAGAAGTACTACAAGTCACCCGCCCCTTCAAAGAACTATTACAAGTCGCCTGCCCCTTCAAAGCATTACTATAAGTCACCATCACCTACAAAGTACTACAAATCTCCATCACCAGCAAAATACTACAAGTCGCCTGCTCCATCGACGCACTATTACTATAAGTCACCATCTCCAACAAAATATTACAAATCACCCACTCTTAAATACTATaaatcaccaccaccaccaaaaTACTATAAGTCACCAGTTTATTACAAGTCTCCACCACCACCGCCAGCTTATTATGAGAAATCTCCTTCTTCCTACACGTCCCCTCCTCCTCCCCCATACTACAAAGAATCTACTCCTTCCTACAAATCCCCTCCCCCTCCACCATACTACAAAGAATCTACCCCTTCCTATAAATCCCCTCCCCCATACTACAAAGAATCTACGCCTTCCTACAAATCCCCTCCCCCTCCACCATACTACAAAGAATCAACCCCTTCCTATAAATCCCCTCCCCCTCCACCATACTACAAAGAATCTACGCCTTCCTATAAATCTCCTCCACCTCCACCAAAGTACTATGAACAATCGCCTACAATCTATAACTCACCacctccaccaccaccaacCTATTACAAGCAAACTCCAACCTATGCCTCACCTCCACCACCTCAAAAGTACGAGCAATCTATCATCTATGCTTCACCTCCACCCCCACCAGCATCCCCCCCACCGACGTACTACTAA